A genomic stretch from Chloroflexota bacterium includes:
- a CDS encoding MFS transporter, with amino-acid sequence MTPDARLLFATRIARMFGYGLLSVVLVLYLVALGVDGVMVGLILTLTLLGDAAISLWLTTHADRLGRRRILAAGAGLMLLAGIVFAIAHDPWILLVAATIGVISPSGNEVGPFLAVEQASLSQTLPDRERTRVFGWYNLVGSLATASGALAAGLIAQTIQGSGASEIDSYRAIVIAYGLIGIVLAALFWRLSPAVEVPSAQRTSVATRLGLHRSRGIVIRLAALFSLDAFAGGFVMQSLIAYWFQQRFDADPATLGAIFFGANILAGFSALAAARLAARIGLINTMVFTHLPSNVLLILVPLMPTLPLAVGVLLARFAISQMDVPTRQSYTISVVEPDERSAAAGVTGIARSLGAAVSPSLATPLLQSVPLAGLPFIIGGGLKILYDLLVLRAFSAVRPPEERS; translated from the coding sequence ATGACCCCCGATGCGCGCCTCCTGTTCGCCACGCGGATCGCCCGCATGTTCGGGTACGGCCTGCTCTCCGTCGTGCTGGTCCTGTACCTCGTGGCGCTGGGCGTGGACGGCGTCATGGTCGGGCTGATCCTTACGCTCACCCTGCTCGGCGACGCGGCCATCAGCCTCTGGCTGACGACCCATGCTGATCGGCTCGGACGCAGGCGAATCCTGGCAGCCGGTGCAGGCCTGATGCTCCTGGCAGGGATCGTCTTCGCCATTGCCCACGATCCGTGGATCCTGTTGGTAGCCGCCACGATCGGGGTCATCAGCCCCAGCGGCAACGAGGTCGGGCCGTTCCTGGCGGTCGAGCAGGCATCGCTCTCCCAGACGCTGCCCGACCGCGAGCGGACCCGCGTCTTCGGGTGGTACAACCTGGTCGGCTCCCTGGCGACCGCCAGCGGCGCCCTGGCGGCAGGACTCATCGCGCAGACCATCCAGGGATCGGGCGCCTCCGAGATCGACTCCTATCGGGCGATCGTGATCGCCTACGGGCTGATCGGGATCGTGTTGGCGGCCCTCTTCTGGCGCCTCTCGCCGGCGGTCGAGGTGCCGAGCGCGCAGCGTACATCGGTCGCTACTCGACTGGGGCTGCATCGGTCGCGCGGCATTGTCATCCGTCTCGCCGCCCTCTTCTCACTCGACGCCTTTGCCGGCGGCTTCGTGATGCAGAGCCTGATCGCCTACTGGTTCCAGCAGCGCTTCGACGCCGATCCGGCCACCCTCGGCGCCATCTTCTTCGGGGCCAACATCCTGGCTGGGTTTTCGGCGCTGGCTGCCGCGCGGCTGGCCGCGCGCATCGGGCTCATCAACACCATGGTCTTCACCCACCTGCCGTCGAACGTGCTGCTGATCCTGGTGCCGCTGATGCCCACCCTGCCACTGGCGGTGGGCGTCCTCCTCGCCCGCTTCGCGATCAGCCAGATGGATGTTCCGACCCGCCAGTCCTACACGATCTCGGTGGTGGAGCCTGATGAGCGTTCGGCCGCGGCCGGCGTGACCGGTATCGCGCGCAGCCTCGGCGCGGCCGTCTCGCCCTCGCTCGCCACGCCACTGCTCCAGAGCGTCCCGTTGGCGGGGCTGCCATTCATCATCGGCGGCGGCCTGAA
- a CDS encoding DUF11 domain-containing protein codes for GFTGGGTATLLINGAGAQTITGFHTTATGSLPNLNIDKPSGTLTIAGTLRTARNWTYTSGGLSATGSTVIFNGTLTVSGSHTLDAVELHAGNVTVAPGDSLSVGGLLTLTDGNLNGGTIEALGDISLLAGFDGETGTILVAGSGNQALTGSANTTSSDVASIVIDKPSGILYLVGTIRMTTASWTWLSGAVDPGTSTLYFDTAVTINGTHSLYNVYLSGGTHTVASGDILTVLGTLTLDNGTIDGGTIAGAGPISQVSTFDGGTGLLAVTGSADHTFNGSATFTAGDLPDLQIATSGGTLTLTGTIRTTHDWTHSAGTVDPGAGTVVFAGTLTIDAGGMGFNDVLLNSGTTTLAANLTVAGDLTVAAGTLAIGSNTVFVAGDVTVNAGLTVSTGTLEMNGLTGQILGGATAIGLYNLTIADPAGVTQTTTVSAAGTLDLGGPLDFSGESLSITNAITGVPNDLTADATSSLIINGSGSGIVIPTSLTALLNLAISNANGAALAGPLTVDGTVSLAGGNLDAGSDVLSIGLAGTVNRTSGHVIGPLQKWVAAGSGVTLTYEIGDATTYAPVALIFGTVGITGRLTAFTTPGEHPSIGTSPVFAPQDVNRWWTLTNAGVAFTTLDVVFTFAPTDVDPGAQTSQFIVAKWDGAWTTPASGTNTATTIAAFGMTSLSEFAIGEAAADLLVSKAGPALVTAGYPAGFDYTLTVHNSGPSDNTGGFSVTDLLPAGLTFQSLGSDGRCVAIGQNVTCTNASGLTDDANDAFVIHVTLDSSVAAGTILANSAAVTSANDPDGSNDASNVVSTTVTTLADIADLAIDSPDPVAAGGTLIYTITVTNLGPSDAVGVTLTDVLDTSLLGATYCLDFGSGCGSSSPWTGPVNLGTLQAGASVDVVISATVDPTTPDGTIIPNAASVGATTPDPNSLNNASSTTTRVVVSGLRSTSPPPSPTGSLADTGRSTWAGEVSPLMLLAVFAAWIVLLGALAAEGAWRRRPNS; via the coding sequence TGGCTTCACCGGCGGCGGCACCGCCACGCTGCTGATCAACGGCGCCGGGGCGCAGACCATCACCGGCTTCCACACCACCGCCACCGGCTCCCTGCCCAACCTCAACATCGACAAGCCGTCAGGCACGCTGACCATCGCCGGCACCCTGCGCACCGCCCGCAACTGGACCTACACCAGCGGCGGGCTGAGCGCTACCGGCAGCACTGTGATCTTCAACGGCACCCTGACGGTGAGCGGCTCCCACACCCTCGACGCCGTCGAGCTCCATGCCGGCAACGTGACGGTTGCGCCCGGCGACTCACTGAGCGTCGGCGGGCTTTTGACGCTGACCGATGGCAATCTCAACGGCGGCACGATCGAGGCGCTGGGTGACATCTCGCTGCTGGCCGGATTCGACGGCGAGACCGGCACCATCCTGGTCGCCGGGAGCGGGAACCAGGCCCTGACCGGCTCAGCCAACACCACCTCCAGCGACGTCGCCAGCATCGTCATCGACAAGCCGTCGGGGATCCTCTACCTAGTCGGCACGATCCGGATGACGACGGCGTCGTGGACCTGGCTGAGCGGCGCGGTGGATCCGGGCACCAGCACGCTCTACTTCGACACTGCGGTCACCATCAACGGCACTCACAGTCTCTACAACGTATACCTCAGCGGCGGGACACACACCGTGGCGAGCGGCGACATCTTGACGGTCCTCGGGACGCTGACCCTCGACAACGGGACCATCGACGGCGGCACGATTGCCGGAGCCGGGCCGATCAGCCAGGTCTCCACCTTCGACGGCGGCACCGGTCTGCTCGCCGTCACCGGCAGCGCAGACCACACCTTCAACGGATCCGCCACATTCACTGCCGGGGACCTCCCGGATCTCCAGATCGCCACATCGGGCGGCACGCTCACCCTGACCGGGACCATTCGAACCACGCACGACTGGACGCATTCGGCCGGAACCGTAGACCCGGGCGCCGGCACCGTCGTCTTCGCGGGGACCCTGACGATCGACGCGGGAGGCATGGGCTTCAACGACGTCCTGCTGAATTCGGGCACGACCACCCTGGCTGCCAACCTGACCGTTGCCGGCGACCTCACGGTGGCCGCGGGCACCCTGGCGATCGGCTCCAATACCGTGTTTGTGGCGGGCGACGTGACAGTCAACGCCGGGCTGACGGTCTCGACCGGCACGCTCGAGATGAACGGTCTGACGGGCCAGATCCTTGGCGGCGCGACAGCCATCGGGCTGTACAACCTCACCATCGCCGATCCGGCGGGGGTCACCCAGACCACCACCGTATCGGCGGCCGGCACTCTCGACCTCGGCGGCCCTCTCGACTTCAGCGGCGAGAGCCTGAGCATCACGAATGCGATCACGGGCGTGCCGAACGACCTGACCGCCGACGCCACCTCGAGCCTGATCATCAACGGCAGCGGGTCGGGGATCGTCATCCCTACCAGCCTGACGGCCCTCCTGAACCTGGCCATCTCGAACGCCAATGGCGCGGCGCTCGCCGGCCCGCTGACCGTGGACGGAACCGTCTCGCTGGCCGGCGGGAACCTGGATGCCGGCAGCGACGTGCTCAGCATCGGTCTCGCCGGCACCGTCAACCGAACCTCAGGCCACGTGATCGGGCCCCTGCAGAAGTGGGTGGCGGCCGGATCGGGCGTGACCTTGACGTACGAGATCGGCGATGCGACTACCTATGCGCCGGTGGCCCTGATCTTCGGCACGGTGGGCATCACCGGCCGGCTGACCGCGTTCACCACCCCCGGTGAGCACCCCAGCATCGGGACCTCGCCGGTCTTTGCCCCCCAGGATGTAAACCGATGGTGGACGCTCACCAACGCCGGCGTCGCGTTCACGACCCTCGACGTGGTCTTCACCTTTGCGCCGACCGATGTCGACCCCGGCGCGCAGACCAGCCAGTTCATCGTCGCCAAGTGGGATGGCGCCTGGACGACGCCCGCCTCCGGCACAAACACCGCCACCACGATCGCGGCGTTTGGCATGACCTCGCTCAGCGAGTTCGCGATCGGCGAAGCGGCGGCCGATCTCCTGGTCAGCAAAGCCGGGCCGGCGCTCGTCACGGCCGGCTACCCAGCAGGCTTCGACTACACCCTCACCGTTCATAACTCCGGCCCGTCCGACAATACCGGCGGCTTTTCAGTCACCGATCTGCTGCCAGCGGGGCTGACCTTCCAGTCGCTCGGCAGCGACGGTCGCTGCGTGGCGATCGGTCAGAACGTGACCTGCACAAACGCCTCAGGGCTCACCGACGACGCAAACGATGCCTTCGTCATCCACGTCACACTGGACTCGAGCGTCGCCGCAGGGACGATCCTGGCCAACTCCGCAGCGGTCACATCGGCCAACGACCCAGACGGCAGCAACGATGCGAGCAACGTGGTGAGCACAACGGTGACCACCCTCGCCGACATCGCAGACCTTGCGATCGACAGCCCAGATCCAGTGGCCGCCGGTGGCACGCTGATCTACACCATCACGGTCACCAACCTCGGCCCGTCCGACGCCGTAGGCGTGACGCTCACCGACGTCCTCGACACATCTCTCTTGGGAGCGACCTACTGCCTGGACTTCGGGTCCGGCTGCGGTTCCTCGAGTCCCTGGACCGGCCCGGTAAACCTGGGGACGCTCCAGGCCGGGGCGTCGGTCGACGTCGTGATCTCGGCCACGGTCGACCCGACGACGCCGGACGGCACCATCATCCCGAACGCCGCCAGCGTGGGCGCGACAACACCGGACCCGAATAGCCTCAACAATGCGAGCTCCACCACGACCCGCGTGGTGGTGAGCGGATTGCGTTCGACGAGCCCGCCACCATCACCAACCGGCTCGTTGGCAGACACGGGCAGATCGACGTGGGCCGGTGAGGTCTCGCCGCTCATGCTGCTCGCCGTCTTCGCGGCCTGGATCGTGCTCCTTGGGGCGCTCGCCGCCGAGGGTGCCTGGCGCCGCCGCCCCAACAGCTAA